Part of the Candoia aspera isolate rCanAsp1 chromosome 1, rCanAsp1.hap2, whole genome shotgun sequence genome, GCGTAAGCAttttccagcccagcccagccccagggACCTGTGCGGAATCTTAAACAGAGCCAGCGCCTCGGGGCGACGTCTAGGCACTCTCCAGAGTACGCGTGGGGGGGGGAGATATTAGCTTCTCACAACGAGGGGGCTGGGGGCCGCGAGAGAAATATTTTAAGGCGGGAGGGAAGGACTGATGTAATCTCTCCCCGGCACAAGTGCAATGCACCCCGACGGCCGTTCTGACTTACCTGTGATGTGAGCTACGCCGGTTGACGATGCTCTTTTAAGAGCCGCAGCGGCACACGGGACAGGCTTGATTATAATCCCTGAGTAGCTGTGGCGCTGGTCGGCCTTGCCCTCCTGGCTGAGGCGTTCCTCGCCTGCCGACGTCGTGCCTTCCAAGGCGACCGTGTTGCCCTGCGGGTTAAGCGGGGAAGGGGTCGAAGAAAGCTCCATCTCCTGGGGAGAGTCTCGGGGATCAGGCTCAAGAGGAGCCTCCTCATCAGGCGGAGGCGTCGATCTGACCACCAGCACCGGGAAGCGGCACCTCCCAACCTGTAGAGTTTCCCTGTAGAAAGCGGGCACGGATTCTCCCTCAACCTCTTCCCACTGCAGCCTGCTCGACCCGGCCAGCGGCGTCTCGGTTTGGAAGTCGTAGCCCCAGCGCCTCTGGCCCTCCTCGCAGATCTCCCGCAACTTGCTCTTCAGCTCCCGGTTGAGCTCGTCATGATCCACGGGACCAAACAGGTTCCTGCACACCCCGGTGCGAGCGTGCAAGGGGAATGTCCGTCGAGCCGCCAGGCGCTCCAAAGCCGAGGCACTAGAGAGGTGCACGTTGGACATGGTGGCGGCAGCGGCGACTAGGGATAGGGAGCGGGCAGGTTCCTTCGCCCGGCGGTGGCGGAGAAGCGGAGCGGCTCCGGGTGTCTTTACAAATCCAAATCAGAGTCGAAGAGGAGGACAGGGATTTCGCCGTCCTTTAAACCAGAACCACCCGTTGCGCCCCAACCTCACTCGCGCTAACCCACCGCACCTCACTCCGCTTCTAACAGCCTGCCCGGGGCTGCTTGGCTTTTTAAAGCTCTCGCCGAGTGAGTTCGAGCAAAACATCGATTAGCATAATACTATTTCTCCGCAATAACACTCCTGCCATTGGTAGAGCCTCCATTCTACCCGGGGCGTCGTCCCGCCTATTTCCATTCTTTATTGGACGAAGAGCCCAGGGTGGCGAGGCGCCAAAACTCCCTTTGTCCTCGCCATTGGGTAGAGTGGCTTGTCCGTCATGACTGTGTTTGGAGGTGGGGAAAGTGAAGGCGGTGGCGGGGATCGAATGTTTTAAAGAGAGCCTTGAGTAACATGACACCCGACCCACGTAAAGCTCTCGGCTCTCTTTGTTTGCAGTCGCCCACGGCTCTCTTCGTTGCGATCGTGCTTTGTTGTTGTCATTACCGTCGTTTTTTTTAACAACACTTTGGGGGAAGTAGCGTAAGGACAGAACCCGAGAGTCGTGTTACTCCGTGGAGAGAGACAGACATTAAAtgcctgtttttaattttaacccAATAGTGGGGCACCTGAAAAAGCAATGAAgggctttgggggaaaaaaaaaacaaagctggtTGGCCATAAGCACGTTAGGACGAGACAGAGCAAACGCGGGTTTCCAAACACGGGGCGGAACCGATTAATCAGAGAAGGCTCGACCATTTGGGAGCGAGGGAATAAAGTCCTCCATGGGTTTTGGATTGCGGCACGCTTTCTTGTTTCTCGGGAGACTCAGATCCCATAGTATCGGCGCGGTTCGAATTTCCCTTGCGGAGGCGGAATCGCTGGACGTTGCAGGGTTGTGTTTGCGGGGCTGGGGTGAGAATGGAAACGCTTGGGCGAAGCGTCCTGGGGCCATTTAACGTAGGATTTCCAGCTTTACCACAGGGGGCTGCGTTAAAATAAAGTCTTCGTTTGGTGATCCCTCTCATGAAAGCGAGGGAAGCCTCTTTGTTGCCTTGCTTTTTTTTCAGTGGGGAAATAATCGAAGCTCTGCGATGATCAGGGAATCTGGTCTGTTCATCAGGTACTTTGAGCAGCGTTTTCTTCGGCGTAGAGCGTGCAGCATTCATCCTGTTGGTGTTTGCGGAGGCAGCCGTTTGCTGGGGTTTAAGCCCTTCCCTTACACAAAAATAGGAAGCAGTAACGCCTGTTACCGTCAATGGCGATTCTTGGCTCATTGTTCTTCCAGGGATTCAGACAATAATTCTGCCTGGAGGGGGACTTCCGATCCCAGAGACTGACAAATGGAGGCTTCAGCGAGAGTGCGTGGCATCCTGTGCGGGGCAAGTGGGGCACCGCTGCCTAAGACCCCCCGTTCACTATTCAGAAATGCTCTCACACTCAGGCCACCTTAGCACAAAGCAAGAGAGCCCACACTACAGGGACCACTGAAGTGATTATCCAGAAAGTGGTAGAAGTCTGGACAGGGGAAACCAAGATTCAGTATTTTGGCTGGTATGAACCTAACAGGGATGAGGCCGTTTGTtacagcatattttaaaaatatagagagGGTTGGAAAtgctcattttattattattttttaaatggatccttttctaaaaccagtggtgcttattccaaaaagaaaaatgtttgaaatCAAGGATGCAGAagcaaactattttatttttatagtcaaGAGGTTGCTTTGATTAAGGAAAATTTAAAAGCAGAACTGTACATACACAGAATATTGGATGTGGTTTTGTTAAGTCAGCAaactgtactgtatatactttatGCTATAAAGTacagaatgaaaaggaagaagTATTAGCTGGGTGCTTCACTACTTGAATTTATATACATTTAAGGCTCTTAAATCCAAGGACTAATATTACCccagcagaatttatttattatatttatatcttggctttcattcaggagctcagggtCGTGTTCATTGTGTTCCCTCCTATTTTTCTAcgcaacaaccctctgaggtaggttgggctgagagagagtagctgtcccaaagtcacctagtgagtttCCAGGGCTGGATCTCACCACTCCTAAACCACAACTGAACTACCATGGCATGAGATGGTTGAAATAGACCCTTGATCAGAACATCCTTAAATCTAAAATAGGGTCCTAAAATCTTTTGAAGACTTCAGGACACCTTTTCCCCATCTTAATAGCTTTATTTGAGTTGTGAGCAAATAAAACTTTGTCCCTTCGTGGTCATagcagaaaaaagaacaagagatcCATCTACTAATGATAAACCGAGCACCCTATCATCTCAACAAACATTCAGGAAGAAATAGAATAGGTTTGACAGGATATTAGCAAAAGTGAAATGATGTTTGATTACTGAAAGTACCACAATCCTAAGGAGTAAATCACCTTGAATTAAGATGGCATTTGGGGAAAATGTCATCACAGCACTGGTTTATAATTTGTTTCTTATTGAAATTAAAACTGCTCAAGAGGACCATATGGCTCTTGCAAAATGGCCGCAGGCCAGAAAGATGCTGTTCAGTCAACAGTTCATAAAAAGGGTATCGTGGTTCATTGGCACTGACAACACACCTCATTAGGCAAGATACAAACCTCTGTTGGAAAGGGGTATGGtgggacagaaagaaaaaataaaggttaGCCATCCAACCAGACCTTCAAGTGAAAGCAGGTGATGAAATGTTAATTCTTTTGATTTAACAACCTATCAGATCTATCCACAAAGGAGATGATGGAACTGAAACTAATGTGACTTCAGAGAGTAAATGATTGTGGTAGACTGTTATCCTATTAACAATTGGTCCTCTGCCAAAAGAgacaggctttttttccccctgaggttTGGTAGCAGTTAACCAATAAATGGTAAGTCCCACAAACTAAGTTTTGTTCATTTCACAGTTTACTTTGGTCCTGGTACGCTCTCCTATCCTTTAGATATGTGTACTTATATCCGGGTGTAGATAAGATCCTAGGCAAGAAAAGTGTGGCCTTTAAAGTACGCTGCGTATCAGTGTATTTTACTGTAATCCAAGTAAAACAGGTTATCTGATGTCTCGCAGCAGGGTTGTGCTGATAGCTCTATAGCTGGCTTAAAGGAAAGGCACAGGTGAGCTTTCTCCGGTTAAGACGCCAAATATCGTATCCTCGACCAGTTTTTTATGGCAGGATCTTTTTGCTAGGTTCTGCCAATATCGGAGGAAATTAAGGGTTAAGAgtaaaggtaaaatctcctttgagagAAACTTGGCTTCTGGTAGCTTCACAGCCACATTGCTGTAGTTGTCTTGGCAGCCCTGTGAAAGTTGTTTTGCTCTTGCCTTCTGGGAtgttctttcaacttcccagtctccTATTCTAGTACTAACCAGGTTTGACCTAGCTTAGCTCCTGAGCCAAGACTAGGTCAGAACAGTATTTGATGCAATTCACAGATTTCCACGATTGCTGTTGCTGCAACCCAAAGTACATTGCTTATACAGTGTTGGAATTCACCGTTGTGAGCACTGGCACTATTTTCTGCTTTCAGGGAGTTCCTCTCCACCCTTACTACTTTGCTTGATCAgtccattccttttctttctgatatATTTCAGGGAACTGAAAAAGCTAGTAGTCATTTAGCCAAAGCAGCAGAGGAGATGCCTGAAAGACAGCTGGTCATTTGCCAGCTGGAAAAATGTGAACACTACAATTTGATGGTTTAAGTTCTTTGAAATAATGAAGATCAACAGAGCAATCCCAATTCATATATTTGCTAGCCTTAGGTTGGGTGGAAGGGCCCCCATGGCTTGTCTTTGCTGCGGAGGCACATCCTCTCTGCAAGTTCAGTTTAGGGTTATGAAAAGGTTAGCAAGCGCAAATCTACCACCACTAATGTTGCTACCAGTGATATTAAATCCCAGATGGGGTATTCAGGAAATGGAGTAAAGATTAGTTTGGATCCATTGAATCTGAAGCCCAAATTGGGTCCATCGATTTGGCAATGCAGAGCATGCCACAGGGAGATGCCAGAAGAGGTTACTTAGGTTTTATCCCTCTTTCAGTGTCTTTTACATTCAGAGTACTGCTGTTAAAAGCCAGACCAATCAATCATATCTTCCTTTTCCATGCCATGGTTGCAAATGAGGAGGCTGACCTGGTATTTATACCAAGGCTTAGGAGAATAAACCTCCTTCTGGCATCTCCCTGTGGCATGGAGTGCCTTTTATGATTTTGACTGATAGGCCAGTTACAAGCCTAGATGTAGCCAGCGACAACCAGGATTAAATGATTCATGCCTGTTAACCTCCTGTTTAGAGTACCCCTCTtagaaaaagccagaaatttaaCACTGAGTGAAACTGGACATTATAGTTGCATTGTGCCATGGATCATCTGCAGCTTGTTCCTTGGCCTAGTTCAAAATGCTGATGTTGCTTAGAAACCCTTTCACAGCTTGGGGCCACAGTATCTAAAATACACTTCCTTCTATACATTCATGCTTGAGCCTTGACATTATTAAAAGAGACCTTGCTTTGAGTGTCCTCATACTTAAGGAATGTCCCGCCACCCACCCCTGAGAGGTGTGCTGGGTGCCAGTCATTGAAGACAaggaacattttcttttcatttctgctATATTGTACTTCAGTTGTTTTCTCTTTATGGTTTTAGATATTGGTCTGATGCATATTCTATAGTGggtttttacttattttaactTCTCAGTTATATTTTTGATTTGTACAGGCATTGAGGCTTGTGTTTATTGTATATTGCTTAGCAGTATTAGCTGCAGGATGACTGATACATTTTAGAAATCTAATTTTCCTTAACTGTTAAGGCAAGGAAACGCATTGGCTCCCAACAATAATTGGGCAAAATCAAGCGTATACTTACTAGAACAGTTACATAACAAACACTTAACAAGGTTTTCTTGGAATCAGATTGTTATGTCATTAGCCTAGCTTTAACTTTACATCACTATTagattaattatttaatattagtTTCCAAGAAACTGTATCTTCCTGGTCCTCTGAAACAGCACAATCTGTATCACAGATTCTTCTGTAGCTCTCTTGATATGATGGCATGATAAACCTGGAACAACAGTGCAAAAAATGTCTTATCAACCCAACAGAAATATACTTTCCTCTAGGGGCTCCCTAGAGATTCAGGAAAATGTCAGTCTCCCTTATGTGAGAAAATCTCATCAGACCCTCATTCCAACTGGAAGTTAAGAAACAATGCTCATTGTTGGTAGAGGTAGAAAATACAATGGAAGAAACCATTTGAGTCCTCTGACACACTATGCTCCTCTTTTAAGCAACCTCATGTCCTCTGTCCTAGGTGGTTCCACTCCAAATCTCTTACCACATATTTTTCTTGCTGCCTCTTATTCCTTGAGAGCCATTCCAGATGGAAGTCAATTTCCTTCCATTTCAATTTCCATTTTCAGAGCACTTCTTCAAAAGACATAATCTGACTAAGGCTAaacttttctcctttctttgccAGTCCAGAACATGATCATTCCACTCTGTTGTGCAGCAGCCTAATTATATGCAGTCCCTCATGCTTTGAATTGTATTTATCTTCCATTGAGTCAAGGAACAGACAGCAGTGCAGCACAAGAATATAGATGTGACTGTGTATCAAAGGGGTAACCAGAGTTGTATGTGGAGACGCAGCTTCCATAACCCCTCCATAAAATTCTATGAAATGATAATTTTCAGTCTGATAGAAGTAGAACATTATCACAACATCTTAATTCCAGGTTGTTAATCGTAAAAGCCTTTACAGTATTTCATTCAATTACactgcaaataaatcagatttagtttttaccatagtttctttctctttggccTATTTTTTGGAATGTGGCCCCTGGCATGGCTCCTAATGTGTGTGGCCCCTAGCTTGAAAAATGTTGCATGCCCATAATTTATGTAATATTGAGGCCAACAAAGACTCCCCTTTCCACATCACTTGTGATATGGCACAACTTGGCAGCTTCCATGGACATGCTTTTCTATTTAATACgctgaattaattaaatataaaagcatTTCCAAAGAGTCTGCCAAGCCATACTGTGTTTCCACAAAATACTCAGACTCCAACATTATGGTtcctatttttaattcatttataattctGTAGCCTCTGTACTTATCCTGACAAGTTTCTCTCTACAACTCTGTGAtgtgtataatttttaatatattgttaaAACACATCTCTGCACCtgcacatatgtgtgtgtacatacacaaaTAACACTCTTCCACAAAaccacttctcctcctcctcctcctcctgttaagATTTCTAAGCTACAGCCATTTCTGTGCTGAATATCATTGTCACGTCAACAATAAACATATGGAAATAAGTACAACAGTTTTGGAAATACCAAGCTAGTAAAAGAACTTTCAAACAAAACCTCCTGAATTTATTCATATGAAAGTTGGCAGACTTGATCCCATCAGAAGGGTCACTTTTCTTGCAAATACccatttttgccaagaaatacaaaaattattggcaatttttaaaaaagtaatgtgaGTGTCTAATGCAAGACTGCTGCACCTAGTTGTCTGAAATTTGATATACCTTGTTCCCTTGTCAGTAATAACTCCTTGCAAATTTCATCCAATTTTGTCAAACAGGAAAAAGGTTAGGGTTTATTTCCCATGTTGGTGGAAGATacagaaatacagatttttgAATCAAGATTTGGATTCAAGCcctgaattaaataaaaaaaatccttcgaATTAATCTAATATGAAGCAGACGGTTTTCTGAATTGCTCTGTGGGATTCCAGATTTAATGTTGTGCTCTATATAAACCACTAGCAATTATCATCCAAGAATGGATAGCCTAGCTATATTTAAAATGCTTGTGCCTGCCTCAGCTCTACCAAAGGATTCTAGAGGTTCTGCAGAACAATAGATGAGGGACATCTAGCTATTGAAAAGATGATAAAATTCAAATCACTATTACTGGGTGATACAtaaggaagattttttaaaaagctgtttcagatagtccttgcttaatgaccattcgttcagcgaccatttgaagttacaatggcgctgcatgaatggtagttatgagcagtcctcaaagttacggccattgcagcgccctgcagtcatgtgatcaaaatttgggtgcttggcagcccacccgcacTTACAACCACAGCATTACCCTCAGCTCCCCTCACCTGCCcgtctccccccatctctgcccttttggccgccctgcactctaCTGCCCCTGCTGCCTGCCCACCAACCCTGATGCCCTGCCACCAGCAGCAccttgtgaagggccagcagGTGCACCTCATCAGCAATGGGAGGAAAatgacagtgaaggtcagctggggatgGCAAGGGTAGGCGACAGGGTGCACAgtgaccaaaagggcagagatggggggagattgGTGGTGGGGGGACTTGAAGGGTACGctgtggttgtaaatgcaggcaggctgccaactTGAAGCAGAGTTGAgtgcagcagggcaggagaagcgtgcCTAGTGGAAGTACCATAGGTAAGTGGTGATGTTGCATaacaacagaatagaatagaatgcatAGAATAAGACATATGGATTAGAGTATGATTTTGAGTCATAAGTTTGTCCTAAGAACTGTGCATATCCCCCATATTTGAACTATAGCATTCCATTCAAAAGCCAGTTGACTACTTGAAGAACTAAGGTATCTATTAGGTAATACGCTGGCTTCCTTTGCTGGTGACAATGACGTCAGACATTATTGTGTGACATCAAATGGTGGCCTTCAGTAGTAGTAAgtgccaaaaatgcaaaggatctgcaagctccagtaataaaagtcaaggagcacaatgaaaaaatgggactaaaatataaagaagaccaaactaatgacaaaaggTAGAACagtcagccttagaactgacaacgAAGATATCAAGGTGGTGAATAGCTTCTACCTTTTCTTATCATCAACAGTGAAGAAATAAGGAGTCAAGAAATACCCCGTGAACTAGCACTTGGTatagcagccatgaaggccttggaaaagatattcaaatgctataGTGTGTCTGTAcagacaaagatcagaattgtgcaagtcatGGTGTTCTCTGTGGCATGGTAcagaagcgaaagttggactttgaagaaaaagGATAAGAAGAGTATGGATGCTTTTGacctttagtgttggagaagactcctgagaatcccATGGACAAGGGATTCAAGCCAAGGAAACggacaaatggatcattgaacttATCAACCCAGAGTTatcactcaaggcataaatgaccagacttaaattatcctacttcagacatattatgcaaagacctagctctctagagaagtttCTAATcctgaaggaggaaagaaagagaagaagaggacaaccaacagcaaggtggatagattcagttacagtggcaatgagtgcatcattggaagacctgaaggaccaggttagggacagagcatcatggagaaaatcgatccaggtggtcgctaagagttgacagtgacttgatggcacctaatcatcAATCATCATAAATGTTCAGAAAGATTTTTGTTCCACAGAATGCCTTGATTGTATAGTATTTCTGAATGCAAGTCTAATCCTGCTGGCTGTACTCCAGTAAGTGAAGAAATATGTGTCACTTGAGAATTTATTAGAATACACATATgtccatgcacacacagagagatattacccaatggcaaaataataatataaactgaaataagTCCCACATTTGTAAGCTAGGTGAACTGATACAGAAACAGTACACACAGAAAGAATCAATATGCTAAATTTTAGAAAAATACAGCATATGCTTTCAGAGCAAAAATAGACAATCTGGAGAAATGTGTGTGGTCTAGTATAATTGGATGAAACTCTGGAAATTCAACTGGGGATTAAGCAACCTGAGCTAGCGGCTCTTTCAAAGGTCACCATTTAGAGAAAATGTGTAAGATTCCCACCCAATAGGAGTACCAAAGGCATTTGTAAATTCTGCAGTGAACGTCTAACTTCCAAATAGAATAGTATAAACCAGGGATATTTGTGGATACTGTCATGTAAGTCATGTAGGTTCCTTCCTTGGTGTTAGTTCCTGCCCtacctggctttttttttaaaggtattttttcatttaaaaaagaaactggcatGTAGAATAAAGTTCCAGCCTCTAACTTCATCTTCATTTTCAAGTGTATCTGTGAGTCTCATATGCattattagaaaatgaaaatggggtGGCTGCAGCACAGTGCCTTATTTGGGAATGTGCTTGTGCCAAccccaaaagaaaaagcaaagtaaGTTGGGGGAGTGGGAAGCATGGGGGAGGGAGGTGGATGGAGGCAGAGCAGTTGAAGGGCAGCAGCACAATCACTTGGCTTCTGGAAATTAGAGGGCTGCATTGCTTCCAAGGCACTGCTTTGCTCAAGACTTTATCAAAGTGAAGGGTTGAAGATCTGGACGCCACTCCCACTGGCAGTCCTTTTGAGAAACTGTATCAAAATTTCAAACATGTCCACTGGCCAAAAAGGATATACTGCAAATTTATTGCAGTATAATTTTTACattgaaaagaaacagaagttgTGAGTACGCAACCCTAAGTAATGTGGAGTAGGCTGTGGGGAGTAGGAGCTGCAGTGGAAGTTgggaatataaattttattttcccttctttccttttcactTACTGTATTGGGAAAGAATCAACTGTCAATTCGAAGTAACAGTTTAGGATAGAAAGGTGAGGGAGAAGAAATCATTTTGTTACATTATGTTGGTAAATTCTGATTAAAAAACAGCTAATGCTGCTGAAGAGGTTGCTGTTAATAGATTAACCTGCTAAATTGCTCTTACCTTCCTCTCTCTTTGGGGCTCAGTAGCTTCCTGGAAGCAAGATTTATAAAATTATAGAGTGGACCTCAAAGGCAgtttccttcctcttctattactaaggcctccctccttccccctctctctctctcatacacacacacacacacacacacatactataaaAGTTTAGGGTGTTTTttagtgaaatttatttattttttgttttatttttgaaattaatccTGGAATTTCAAAAGCCCATAGGCCATCTTGAGTGGGCAACCAAGTCAGCTTTCTGACTCATGGCAGAAGATGGAGTTCCAGTCCCAAGTGAAAAGGCCGTCAGAAAAC contains:
- the CDKN1C gene encoding cyclin-dependent kinase inhibitor 1C; protein product: MSNVHLSSASALERLAARRTFPLHARTGVCRNLFGPVDHDELNRELKSKLREICEEGQRRWGYDFQTETPLAGSSRLQWEEVEGESVPAFYRETLQVGRCRFPVLVVRSTPPPDEEAPLEPDPRDSPQEMELSSTPSPLNPQGNTVALEGTTSAGEERLSQEGKADQRHSYSGIIIKPVPCAAAALKRASSTGVAHITDFFAKRKRVVDRVAGDHTSPLAASVTAVPNEQTPRKRLR